The sequence TTCAACGGGAGGGTCGCTGGCATCAGCGGCGTCTTCGGAGGGCTCCTCTTCCGGAAGCCTGGTGATACCGCCTGGCGTGCGGCGTTCGTCGGGGGCCTCCTCCTCGGCGGTCTCGCGCTCGTCGCCGCGCACCCGCGCGCCTTCCCTCCGGCGGGGGGCGGCGGCTCGCTCGGCCTCGTGATCGTCGCCGGCTTGCTCGTCGGGTGCGGCGCGCGGCTCGGCAGCGGGTGCACGAGCGGCCATGGAGTCTGCGGCCTTAGCCGCCTTTCGGTCCGGTCTCTCGTCGCCACGGTGACGTTCATGGCGACCGCGGCCATCACGGTGTACCTCAGCCGGCACCTGCTCGGGGCGGCGCGATGAGGCAGGGCGCGGCCGCATTCCTGGCCGGCTTGCTGTTCGCCGTGGGGCTCGGCGTCTCCGGCATGACGCAGCCGTCCAGGGTCATCGCCTTCCTCGACGTGGCCGGCGACTGGGACCCGAGCCTCGCGTTCGTGATGGCCGGCGCGGTCTCCGTCCACTTCCTGGCCTACCGCGTCCTTCGCCGGCGGCGGCGCGGGGGCGGCTCCGATGCGCCCGGCCTTGCTCGCGCGCCGAGGTTTCCCCTCCTGGCCGATCGGGCGGTCGTCCCGACGCGCGCCGACATCGACGCGCGCCTCGTCGCCGGTGCCGGGCTCTTCGGTGTCGGCTGGGGTCTCGCCGGGTACTGCCCGGGGCCGGCGCTCGTCTCGCTGGCGACCGGATCGAGCGCCGTCCTCGCGTTCGTCGCGGCGATGGCCGCCGGCATGGCGATCGAGCGTTTCGCCACGGCCAGGGGGAGGGGC comes from Sorangium aterium and encodes:
- a CDS encoding YeeE/YedE family protein, which gives rise to MNEFTAIGAIGPLLGGVLIGLGASLLLLFNGRVAGISGVFGGLLFRKPGDTAWRAAFVGGLLLGGLALVAAHPRAFPPAGGGGSLGLVIVAGLLVGCGARLGSGCTSGHGVCGLSRLSVRSLVATVTFMATAAITVYLSRHLLGAAR
- a CDS encoding DUF6691 family protein, whose product is MRQGAAAFLAGLLFAVGLGVSGMTQPSRVIAFLDVAGDWDPSLAFVMAGAVSVHFLAYRVLRRRRRGGGSDAPGLARAPRFPLLADRAVVPTRADIDARLVAGAGLFGVGWGLAGYCPGPALVSLATGSSAVLAFVAAMAAGMAIERFATARGRGETSEQTME